GCAGCTCGACGAGGAACTGCGCCAGCGCGACGCCGATCCCTGGTGCGGCGTGCAGATCGTCTCGCTGGGCAACGGTGACGTGCTGAACTGGATCCGCTTCGAGGGCGACATCAGCGAGATCTTCGACATCTGCTTCCTGCCCAAGGTGCGCAATGCGATGGTGGTCGGCCTGCGCACGGCGGAGATCCGCGAGCTGATCACCTTCGAGTCCGAGCTCGAAGGCGCGGAGGCCGCCCCATGAGCCTGGGCAAGCTTCCCGGTACGGTGGCGACCGCCCTGGTGCTCTGCGCAGCCAGTGCGGCCACGTCCGCCGCGCCCGCCGCCGCGGCAGGCGACGCCGCCACCGTCCCGCTGGCGCCGCCGGCGACGACGGCAGCGTCGATCTTCCACGCGGTGGACGCCAACAAGGACGGCGCATTGTCGCCGCAGGAGTTCGCGGCGGGATACGCCGCCGTGCAGCGGCTGATGACCCTCGAAATCCGCTTGCGCGAACAGTTCGGCCGGGTCGATGCCGACCATGGTGGCTCCATCGACGCCAGCGAATACGCCAGGCTGATGCTGGTCAGGCGCGCGGGTGCAGCCGCTCCGCCGCTGGCCACGTTCGACGCCGACGGCAACGGATCGCTGAACTTCGCCGAGTACGTGGCCGCGATCCGCCGGCTGGCCGCGTTGCGGCCGGCGCCGACGTCGCCGGCGGCGAAGTAGGGACCAGCCATGTCGCACCCATCCGCGGACGGCCGCCCGAACACCGATCCCTCCTTCGAGATCATTCCGATCTGGCGGAATGTCTCGCCCGAACTGATCGCCGAGCTGTCCGGCCTGTGGGCGCAGACCGGCGCGATCGCCGATCCGGCCAGTGCGGCCACCCGCGGGCAGCAGGCGGTATGCATCGGCCGCGACGCGAACGGCGCGATTTGCGCCGTGGGCACCGCCGTCATCCGGACCCTGCCACGGCTGCGCCAGCCGATGTACTTCTATCGCCAGTTCTTCGCGCCGGGGTTTCGCGGCCAGCGGCAGACCGTGCCGTTCTTCAGGCGTGCCTGCGACATCCTGCAGGCCCATGAGGGGCAGCTCGCCATTCCCGAGGCCCTCGGCGTGCTGGTGGAACTGGAGAGTGCCCTGCTCGCGGCGCGTTACGTCCACGCCTGCGACCCGCATTCCGGCACCACCTTCATCGGCTACTCGCCACGGGGACTGCAGTTGCGGGTCTCCTACTTCGACGACGCCCGCCTGCTCGCGCCCGCGATGCCGGGTCGCCGCCGCGAAGGCGGCCGTTCGTCGCGGGAGTGACCGGCCCCGGCCGGTCGGCACCCTCGCTGCTATAGTTCGGGGTCAGCATGGCGGCCGCGAGGCGTCGGCATCCTTCGCGCGGACTTCCGCATCTCATCGGAAGGTCTGCGCCGGACGCGACCTGCTCCGGCTGCGTGCCCTTCAACTACCGAGTTTTCATGCATGGCCACAGGCAGCAACGTCTTCTTCCGCAATCTCACCCTGTTCCGTTTTTCCCCCGCCGTTGCCACTGATCTCGACCGCCTCGACGAGGCGCTGGCCGAGCATCGCCTGCGCCCGTGCGGGCCGCTGGAAATGTTCACCAAGGGTTTCGTGCCGCCGGTCGGGCGCGGCGAGGGCGAGCCGCTCACGCATTCGGTGAAGAAGTGCACCCTGCTCACCGTGGGCGGCGAGGACAAGCTGCTGCCGGCCGCGGTGATCAACGACGAGCTGCATCGCAAGG
This is a stretch of genomic DNA from Rhodanobacter sp. FDAARGOS 1247. It encodes these proteins:
- a CDS encoding EF-hand domain-containing protein: MSLGKLPGTVATALVLCAASAATSAAPAAAAGDAATVPLAPPATTAASIFHAVDANKDGALSPQEFAAGYAAVQRLMTLEIRLREQFGRVDADHGGSIDASEYARLMLVRRAGAAAPPLATFDADGNGSLNFAEYVAAIRRLAALRPAPTSPAAK